In Palaemon carinicauda isolate YSFRI2023 chromosome 1, ASM3689809v2, whole genome shotgun sequence, the genomic stretch TTTGATGTCCATGTAAAATATCCTGTGATTTTGCCAAAGAATAGTCATATGACTGAATTGATAATCTGTCACTATCATAATAAAGTACACCATCAAGGTAGAAATTTAACTTTAAATGAAATTAGATCTAGTGGTTACTGGATTATAAGTGGATCATCCTTAGTAGCgaaacatatatcaaaatgtgtaACTTGTAGAAAAATTAGACATGATACTCTTACACAGAAGATGGCCGATTTACCAAAGGATAGGGTAGAAATGTCTTCTCCATTCACTTACAGTGCAGTTGATTATTTTGGTCCATTTATAATTAAGGAAGGTAGAAAAGAGCTCAAAAGGTATGGTGTATTATTTACATGTATGTCAACTAGGGCAATACACATTGAAACTGCCCATTCTCTCAGTACAGACTCTTTCTTAAATGCTTATAGGAGATTTGTTTGTAGAAGAGGCCATTGCGCACAACTGCGTTCAGATCAAGGTAGCAACTTTATTGGTGCAAGAGAAGAGTTTGCAAAGTGCCTCCGAGAAATGaaggttgaaaatattaaaaatgaattattaaaGGACCAATGtgattttataacatttaaaatgaaCCCACCTCATGCAAGTCATATGGGTGGTGTTTGGGAGAGACAAATAAGATCtgttagaaatattttgaatgtaTTGCTATCTAACAATAGTAAAATTTTAGACGATGAATCTTTGAGAACATTCATGACTGAGGCAGAAAATATTGTAAACGGGCGACCATTATCCACAGATAACTTGAATGATCCTTTAAATGTAGAACCTTTGACACCTAATCATTTTCTGAGATTGAAGTCCAAGGTAGTCTTGCCTCCTCCAGGTAATTTTGTAAAAGAGGAcatgttttcaaagaaaaaatggaGGCGTGTACAATGTCTTCTTAATCAGTTGTGGAAGAGGTGGCAAAGAGAATACTTACAATCGTTACAAATACGCCAAAAGTGGTTAAAGCCTCAAAGGAATGTAGAAATTGATGATatagttttaatcaaagactataaTCTACCTTGCAACAAGTGGATGTTAGGCCGGGTATTAGAAACAAACGCAGATGAAGCTGGCCATGTTAGAAAAATTAAATTGTTAGTAGCAGATGCTTTTCTTGATGAAAATGGTAAACGCCACAAGACAGCTACAATTCTAGAAAGGCCTATTCATTCAGTTGTAATGTTATTAGAAAGTACAACAGGGAAGTCCCCATCAGGGAGCATTTAAgtcattatgtactgtatatttttatttggtTATGGAATGGACTAACCTGTATATTGtaattttattgtttgtaaagaatCTCATATTCATTCCCCAATAGTATAGTTATTGTTTAAATTGTTATCACAATTTAGGGGAGCCATTGTTACTGTCATTAGAACACCCAGTTATATCTGAGTcttgaaacaatactaaaatacattccaccaaggtggacgaggtacttcccactctactgggtagatgtaaacaatcacaacaactgctgcctcagattcaagcacatgaaatgtgacttacttgtcatggatttcttcatgttgtatatctaatggattaagtccccaaaattgtggtaagatacgttaatttgcttatagtatgtatttttgtaccgttttgatattatgtttttatattatgtttttatttgtacctttgatatagccaatggcatcctaccagttttgtaggcattagcctaaaagtgttttcttttgttttcagttatactcaattaatggctcatggtttatataataaattacaaaaagGACCATGGAATGTAATTGATACCCAACTTGAGAATCAACACTGAACGGGgctaaaatcaacaaataaatacagaGCCACGTACTGTTCACAAGAACAGTCTTTTCCTCCTACCTagagcatctcattgctgagatgttcctgaaGATTTAcgtccttgaccacgtcctcctcgacCCCTTGAGGGGttccttgaggagcctcttcttgagcctctgcctctggggcgaaaggtagttgtgtgcctctcaaagcctgggttgaaCACTGGCGattgagctaccagctgctggggcaccatctggaaggtggtttgcggctgtgctaccatttggggcactgtggtcatggtcatggttgGATGCTGTGCAGGCCTAAGATatacgtggcttctttgtcttcctgtttttcggttggggaccagcatctgaggatgacttcctcttggaagacatgcccccacttctggagaaggttcctattctctgtggcgactTTGGCGATTACCTTCTGAACctattcttttgggaagaggtccttgccccagatacatgaagtgatcagcttcctggactcgtgtttgaccgttgctacggcaaacacatgctctctacaggccctcctggacctaaCAAAAGCGTACGTGTCCTTGACAAGGGCacccatgtgagtcttggctaggaccatgtacatatctggggtattggaaaggcctgcacacatttccatacagttctgaagaaacaaagaagcggctagtctctcttttgtctcctgttcccttctcaaaagatgctctggcagttttggaaggttctcattgaactgttgacctgctatctccagatccagtttagagacttagaaggttagatgaacctcgttccattccttctcgcaggtaggcatggctagagataatggtttgcattcctctagcactgggcatggtttgcccgcgttAACTGCTTTCAACACACAGTCGAGAACTTTGACCGAAAAGGGGAAaactctggaggaaggagcaatgaaggtaggatgcttcttgctcaaagctgaaaccctGGAGTTGGTGTAACTGGCTTTCTTTAGGGTCttggacaagagagcctgtgccttgtcatgctcgaagactatgacctcttttggttccgtctcctcacgaaatgctggttcatcccgcagtctcacgtaacaatttGGGTATGCCGATAGGTTAGGCCAAAATTGGAGATCTTctaggggtttggcccccaacttctcggagatgtacagCTTCCCATttatcatgggcatatgctccgcatacctccaagggttagtttcggagcattgaggtttGTCAGAGACCTTAATAGGCTTATGAGAGCCTATGAAAAACCCCGggcgtttcacttctcttacttccttcCTAATCTCCTTTTGTTGTTCCTTGCGAAACGTTTCCATAATCTGCTGAAGTTGTCCTAGGAGCGCCTCGCTCTTGGCTATCAGTGGCTCAAGatggggagttggggttgaagaagttgacggcatggGTTGATATggcgtcacagaaaactgaggatCTTCAGTTATCgtagatacggatccttcttcctccatgggtggttgagccacctcttctttaggattttcttgtagaaggtccttttcggtgtcagtagacacctccgacatccgttcctgaTGGATGTCAATGCCTTCAGGGCCTTATTAATGTccgcctctatcgtcagctggatgaagggaggcttggcctgtacctggggcacaaccgtGTCGGATTGGGCCCTAGGAaacagaaggcatctcatagcttcattaggcaggtaaggtcccggagagttcttttggaaccctcttacccacctccgaagagtttctctttctgtatcccttgactccgtagtctcagggatatcttcaccaaatccctcggtcatcagcg encodes the following:
- the LOC137660267 gene encoding uncharacterized protein, with the protein product MISPFILTGKKVLQTLCKQDLGWDDPIPETVITEWENWLSQLPKLKEIKVERCYKPANMNVIDYELHHFSDASEKGYGQCSYLRMTDANGQVHTRLVMAKSRVSPLKTFTIPGLELTAALASVKVSYFLKKELKVNISKEVFWVDSTIVLGYIANQCKQFKVFVAKRVAQIRNHTLPEQWRYVSSSDNPADLCSRGMFVHDLTSNYMWWHGPEFLKHDNADNETLCSFEVTDEDPELKKVSLAINTDGNNYATILTRLNYFSDWTRARRSLALCNRFIDKLKQKSLYTEYVHVSVEELIKAEITIIKLVQREAFQYEYQLLSISNNKFDKCLRKSSNLYKLDPFIGSDGLIRVGGKLHRSNFDVHVKYPVILPKNSHMTELIICHYHNKVHHQGRNLTLNEIRSSGYWIISGSSLVAKHISKCVTCRKIRHDTLTQKMADLPKDRVEMSSPFTYSAVDYFGPFIIKEGRKELKRYGVLFTCMSTRAIHIETAHSLSTDSFLNAYRRFVCRRGHCAQLRSDQGSNFIGAREEFAKCLREMKVENIKNELLKDQCDFITFKMNPPHASHMGGVWERQIRSVRNILNVLLSNNSKILDDESLRTFMTEAENIVNGRPLSTDNLNDPLNVEPLTPNHFLRLKSKVVLPPPGNFVKEDMFSKKKWRRVQCLLNQLWKRWQREYLQSLQIRQKWLKPQRNVEIDDIVLIKDYNLPCNKWMLGRVLETNADEAGHVRKIKLLVADAFLDENGKRHKTATILERPIHSVVMLLESTTGKSPSGSI